A single Mangifera indica cultivar Alphonso chromosome 20, CATAS_Mindica_2.1, whole genome shotgun sequence DNA region contains:
- the LOC123204407 gene encoding UV-B-induced protein At3g17800, chloroplastic: MEAATATVVQSSVAVNRRYSSFARSAFLSANGPDFVRFATSSHLPIQHYSSVSYSKPMHRRMGMGSRRCMAIRASSSPDSTGSIAPIAPLRLESPVGQFLLQILISHPHLVPAAVEQQLEQLQTDRDAEKKEEPSASGTDLVLYRRIAEVKANERRKALEEILYALVVQKFMDANVSLIPSIVPSSSDPSGRVDMWPSHDEKLEQLHSTEAYEMIQNHLALILGNRLGDSNSVAQISKLRVGQVYAASVMYGYFLKRVDQRFQLEKTMKLLPNASDEETKVQRAVEDMKPAGEGSYEAVSSHPELSAWAGGVRSGGFGHGIKASRLRTYVMSFDGETLQRYATIRSKEAVSIIEKHTEALFGRPEIVITPQGNVDSSKDELIKISFGGLKRLVLEAVTFGSFLWDVETYVDSRYHFVMN; the protein is encoded by the exons ATGGAAGCGGCCACAGCAACTGTGGTTCAATCTTCAGTGGCCGTCAATAGACGCTACAGTTCGTTCGCTAGATCAGCTTTTTTGTCCGCTAACGGTCCCGATTTCGTGCGTTTCGCTACTAGTTCACACTTGCCAATTCAG CATTATTCTTCAGTCTCATACTCAAAGCCAATGCATAGGAGAATGGGTATGGGAAGTAGGAGATGCATGGCCATTAGAGCATCTTCATCACCAGACTCTACCGGGTCGATTGCTCCTATTGCTCCGCTTCGGCTGGAGTCTCCTGTAGGACAATTTTTGTTACAGATCTTGATAAGTCACCCCCATCTTGTTCCTGCAGCAGTTGAGCAGCAACTTGAGCAGCTTCAAACCGACCGTGATGCTGAGAAGAAGGAAGAACCTTCTGCTTCTGGCACCGACCTGGTTTTGTATAG GAGAATTGCTGAGGTGAAGGCTAATGAAAGGAGAAAGGCTTTGGAAGAGATTTTGTATGCATTGGTTGTGCAGAAATTCATGGATGCTAATGTTTCTTTGATACCTTCGATTGTCCCCTCCTCTTCAGACCCTTCTGGTCGGGTGGACATGTGGCCAAGCCATGATGAGAAGCTTGAGCAGCTTCACTCGACTGAAGCCTATGAGATGATACAGAACCACCTAGCTCTCATTCTTGGGAATCGGTTGGGTGACTCGAATTCTGTTGCACAGATAAGCAAACTGAGGGTTGGACAGGTCTATGCAGCTTCAGTGATGTACGGGTACTTCCTAAAGCGTGTTGATCAGCGGTTTCAGCTTGAAAAAACCATGAAACTTCTTCCAAATGCATCGGATGAAGAGACTAAAGTTCAACGAGCAGTGGAAGACATGAAACCAGCTGGTGAGGGATCTTATGAAGCTGTCTCTTCGCACCCTGAACTCTCGGCCTGGGCCGGCGGCGTGAGGTCTGGAGGGTTTGGTCATGGGATAAAGGCCTCTCGGTTGCGGACCTATGTGATGTCTTTTGACGGTGAGACACTTCAGAGATACGCAACAATAAGATCCAAAGAGGCTGTTAGCATCATTGAGAAGCACACTGAGGCTCTATTTGGAAGACCAGAGATTGTTATAACACCTCAGGGTAATGTTGATTCTTCAAAAGACGAACTTATCAAGATCAGCTTTGGTGGTTTAAAGAGACTTGTTTTGGAGGCCGTGACTTTCGGTTCTTTTCTGTGGGACGTAGAAACCTATGTTGATTCCAGGTACCATTTTGTCATGAAttaa
- the LOC123204408 gene encoding purple acid phosphatase 17, producing the protein MEALMADLCRRKVGYLCLLVLSFLLCLGFGFAELEKFEQPIKTDGSLSFLVIGDWGRRGGFNQSEVAIQMGRIGEKLDINFVVSTGDNFYENGLSGEDDPAFEESFSKIYTAQSLQKQWYIVLGNHDYRGNAEAQLSSLLRKIDSRWLCLRSFIVNADLAEIFFVDTTPFVKMYFTEGEGHSYDWRGIGSRKSYITNLLKDLEIALRGSSAKWKIVVGHHAIRSIGHHGDTAELKRHILPLLKTYNVDFYMNGHDHCLEHFSDKESRVQFLTSGAASKAWRGDIKERDREGLQFFYDGQGFMSVELNQTEAQIVFYDVFGEVLHKWSTKKELLSSI; encoded by the exons ATGGAAGCTTTAATGGCGGATTTGTGCAGAAGGAAGGTCGGTTATTTGTGCCTCCTGGTTTTGAGCTTTCTGTTGTGTTTAGGGTTTGGATTTGCAGAGCTTGAAAAGTTTGAACAGCCCATTAAAACTGATGGATCGCTTAGCTTTTTGGTGATTGGGGATTGGGGAAGGAGAGGCGGATTCAATCAATCTGAAGTTGCTAttcag ATGGGGAGAATTGGGGAGAAATTGGACATAAATTTTGTAGTTTCAACAGGAGATAATTTCTATGAGAATGGATTGAGTGGGGAAGATGATCCCGCATTTGAAGAATCTTTCTCCAAAATTTATACAGCTCAAAGCCTGCAAAAGCAATGGTACATTG TTTTGGGCAACCATGATTACAGAGGAAATGCTGAGGCCCAATTAAGCTCACTACTTAGAAAAATTGATTCAAGATGGCTCTGCTTGAGATCTTTTATTGTCAATGCAG ATTTGGCTGAGATTTTCTTTGTAGACACCACTCCTTTTGTCAAGATGTACTTCACTGAAGGAGAGGGTCATTCTTACGATTGGCGGGGTATTGGATCTCGCAAGTCTTATATCACTAATTTattaaag GATTTAGAAATAGCGCTGAGAGGATCTAGTGCCAAGTGGAAGATTGTGGTTGGTCACCATGCAATTAGAAGCATTGGGCACCATGGAGACACCGCAGAACTTAAACGCCATATTCTCCCACTTCTGAAG aCCTACAACGTTGATTTTTACATGAACGGCCATGACCATTGTCTTGAACACTTCAGTGACAAagaaag CCGTGTACAATTTTTGACCAGTGGGGCGGCCTCAAAGGCATGGAGAGGAGACATtaaagagagagatagagagggGTTACAATTTTTCTATGATGGGCAAGGTTTTATGTCCGTTGAGTTGAATCAAACAGAAGCACAAATTGTGTTCTATGATGTTTTTGGTGAAGTTTTGCATAAATGGAGTACAAAGAAGGAGCTTCTTTCATCCATATAA